A genomic segment from Nicotiana tabacum cultivar K326 chromosome 9, ASM71507v2, whole genome shotgun sequence encodes:
- the LOC107786529 gene encoding uncharacterized protein LOC107786529 — MRLNASIDVARFLLISGFTFRGHDKSEESEYKGGFLELLEWHRDRHPDVRRVILRYAPQNDMIIYPTIQKKIVEAYSKETTKAIIEDLDGDYFAILVDESKNRMESLRQHQADKLEEFLKFGEAYTGQDIKRDFLYHFDRFAVGNLLSQNQEFGFIFMLHLMFKVLLFTNELNKALQKKEQYIVNVMGVLYLAKKRLQMMRETEWNSLLDEVCSFCSNHDILIPKMDEDYTLGKSKSKRSEVSYLHHFRVEVFYTVIDLEFQELNDRFDVVTTDLLLGMASLNLIDSFANFDKDKIMKLAEYYPSKFGDNKLRELGFQFDSFTVYAQKCDSRFLNLKGIKDFARVMIEKK, encoded by the exons ATGCGCTTAAATGCCTCAATTGATGTGgcaaggtttcttttaatttcgGGATTTACATTTCGTGGACATGATAAAAGTGAAGAATCTGAATATAAAGGTGGCTTTCTTGAACTTTTGGAATGGCACAGAGATCGGCATCCGGATGTGAGAAGAGTAATATTACGTTATGCTCCACAAAATGATATGATAATTTATCCAACAATTCAAAAAAAGATTGTGGAGGCTTATTCTAAAGAAACAACTAAAGCTATCATTGAAGATTTGGATGGTGATTATTTTGCAATATTAGTTGATGAATCAAAGAAC CGCATGGAGTCACTTCGACAACATCAAGCAGATAAGTTGGAAGAGTTTCTTAAATTTGGAGAAGCCTATACGGGGCAAG ATATAAAGCGTGACTTTCTATATCATTTTGATAGATTTGCAGTGGGAAATCTTTTGAGCCAGAATCAAGAATTtggatttatttttatgttgCACTTGATGTTTAAGGTGTTGTTATTTACAAATGAATTGAACAAAGCTTTACAAAAGAAAGAACAATATATTGTTAATGTTATGGGAGTGCTTTACCTTGCGAAGAAAAGATTGCAAATGATGAGAGAAACTGAATGGAACTCTTTGTTGGATGAGGTGTGCTCATTTTGTAGTAACCATGATATTCTAATTCCCAAAATGGATGAAGACTATACTCTAGGAAAGTCGAAGAGTAAGAGGTCCGAAGTTTCATATTTACATCACTTTCGTGTGGAAGTATTTTATACGGTTATTGATTTGGAATTTCAAGAGCTTAATGATCGTTTTGATGTTGTGACTACTGACTTACTACTTGGTATGGCCAGTTTGAATctgattgattcatttgctaaTTTTGATAAGGACAAGATAATGAAGTTGGCAGAGTATTATCCAAGTAAATTTGGTGATAACAAACTTCGAGAACTCGGTTTCCAATTTGATAGTTTCACTGTCTATGCTCAAAAGTGTGATAGCAGATTTCTTAACCTGAAGGGGATTAAGGATTTTGCTAGAGTGATGATAGAGAAAAAATAG
- the LOC107786533 gene encoding uncharacterized protein LOC107786533, whose amino-acid sequence MGSLVGHVAPGLGFFFIGIWHLLNHIKLHALHRNSYTSLSWFPTPKIRYLELFLIMFGTIISISMELFIGPEKHQPLDIDGTIPSNHLRSFEHSNISLTFFVYALFSIIFDKVTLSPQIQYGLTQFLASIAFGQEFLLFHLHSTDHMGVEGQYHWLLQIIIFVTLVTTLLGIPFPNSFLNSFVRSYSIIFQGIWFMVTGIMVWTPEFIPKGCVLKSDDGHEVVTCHNIEALERAKSLINIEFSWYLVGVTIFVVSIYLVLIKNIYPEKIEYQFLASKFEDEKGLEDVEAQEKSQIDKRFVEIGKLFSL is encoded by the coding sequence ATGGGCTCTTTGGTAGGGCATGTAGCACCAGGTCTTGGTTTCTTTTTTATTGGTATTTGGCATTTGCTTAACCATATTAAACTACATGCTTTGCACCGAAATTCCTACACTTCACTTTCATGGTTTCCAACTCCAAAAATAAGGTATTTAGAACTTTTCTTGATTATGTTTGGTACCATTATTTCAATATCTATGGAACTTTTTATAGGTCCAGAAAAACACCAACCTCTAGATATTGATGGAACTATTCCATCTAATCATCTTAGAAGTTTTGAACATTCAAACATCTCCCTAACTTTCTTTGTATATGCACTTTTCTCCATCATCTTTGACAAAGTTACACTTTCACCCCAAATCCAATATGGACTTACACAATTTCTTGCATCCATTGCTTTTGGCCAAGAATTTCTTCTCTTCCATCTTCACTCAACTGACCATATGGGTGTTGAAGGACAGTATCATTGGCTTctccaaataattatttttgtgacTTTAGTCACTACACTTTTGGGAATTCCTTTTCCTAATAGTTTCTTGAATAGTTTTGTGAGATCTTATAGTATTATATTTCAAGGAATTTGGTTTATGGTCACAGGAATCATGGTTTGGACCCCAGAGTTTATCCCAAAAGgttgtgttttaaaatcagatgaTGGTCATGAAGTTGTTACATGCCATAATATTGAAGCCCTTGAAAGAGCAAAATCATtgataaatatagaatttagttGGTATTTAGTTGGGGTTACTATTTTTGTAGTATCCATTTACTTAGTTCTaatcaagaatatttatccaGAGAAAATTGAGTACCAATTTTTAGCAAGCAAGTTTGAGGATGAAAAGGGTTTAGAAGATGTTGAAGCTCAAGAAAAGAGCCAAATTGATAAGAGGTTTGTTGAAATAGGGAAACTGTTTTCTCTATGA
- the LOC107786532 gene encoding uncharacterized protein LOC107786532 yields MAKLVGHVATGLGFFLIGIWHLFNHIKLHALHPNGYTSFLWFPTPKIRHLELFLIMIFTLIFLLREIFSGHHLLNSDGSIPSNHLHYLEHSSISLSLFIYSFFSLIIDKIITPSLSSQNGITNFLASIAFGQELLLFHLHSTDHNGVEGQYHWLLQIVIFVSLATTLLAIPFPNNFLNNFVRSYSIMFQGIWLMVIGVMLWTPKFIPKGCYIKLEEGYQVVRCHDHKSLERAKALVNIEFSWYLIGSTAFVVSFYLFIIKIFTKKVEYQLLKNNYEDQEENLEDVETQMRSNVRNDGELKKFVEMGKIICKK; encoded by the coding sequence ATGGCAAAGTTGGTGGGGCATGTTGCAACAGGTCTTGGTTTCTTTTTAATAGGTATTTGGCATTTATTCAACCATATTAAACTACATGCTTTGCACCCAAATGGCTACACTTCTTTTCTATGGTTTCCAACTCCAAAAATAAGGCATTTAGAACTTTTCTTGATTATGATTTTCaccttaattttcttattaagggAAATTTTTAGTGGCCACCATCTTCTAAATTCAGATGGAAGCATCCCTTCTAACCACCTCCACTATCTTGAACATTCATCTATCTCcttatctttatttatttattcatttttctcCCTAATAATTGACAAAATAATTACCCCTTCACTCTCATCCCAAAATGGGATCACAAATTTTCTTGCATCTATTGCTTTTGGCCAAGAACTTCTTCTCTTTCATCTCCACTCAACTGACCATAATGGTGTTGAAGGACAATACCATTGGCTTTTACAAATAGTCATTTTTGTGTCTTTAGCCACTACCCTTTTGGCCATTCCTTTTCCTAATAATTTCTTGAACAACTTTGTAAGATCTTATAGCATTATGTTTCAAGGAATTTGGCTTATGGTCATTGGTGTCATGCTTTGGACACCAAAATTTATCCCAAAAGGTTgttatataaaattagaagaagGGTATCAAGTTGTTAGATGCCATGACCATAAATCTCTTGAAAGAGCAAAAGCATTAGTAAATATAGAATTTAGTTGGTATTTAATTGGGAGCACTGCTTTTGTAGTCTCTTTTTACTTATTTATTATCAAGATTTTCACAAAAAAAGTTGAGTAtcagttattaaaaaataattatgagGACCAAGAAGAGAATTTAGAGGATGTTGAAACTCAGATGAGATCAAATGTCAGAaatgatggtgaactgaagaagTTTGTTGAAATGGGAAAAATAATATGCAAGAAGTGA